Within Quercus lobata isolate SW786 chromosome 5, ValleyOak3.0 Primary Assembly, whole genome shotgun sequence, the genomic segment cctctctctctctctctctctagaattcTCCCATTTCCTAGGGTTTTGGTTTGCTTATCTTGGATTTTCTTGGAAAATGTAGGTGTTTGGTAACCAGGAAATGTTCACATTTGATTTTGGGGGTTTTACTTGATTCTTGcggttagaaattttttttttttttttgggaggaagATGTTTAAACATGAAAATATTTACTTACTAAAACAGCTACTGATTTCGGCTTAGATTTGTGGCTTTCTTTGTTATTTGGAGTTATGTTAACTGTATGAAAATGTTAGTTTTGCATCTTTGTTGAAgtatttgtttcttttacttttttagatGGGACATGATAATTTCTTCCCAAACATCATTGTCAAATTCCGAGTAAGATTTATATGGGGTTGATAGGAAAGAAAACCATATCaacaaatgaaatttgatatttttcagTCACtctattttccattttttattttatgtcattGATCTGTTTTTATGCATAAGTTCACTTAGTAAAGCTTTTGAACTTCTGTTGTGATTTCAGACACCTAAACACTCTTGATGACCCTTTAATTCGTGCAAAATGGATGAATGTAAAGAAAGCCATTTCTGAGGAAACAGAAGTTGTAAAGCAATTGGATGTGGAGAGAAAGGCATTCAAGGATGGTCCTGTTTCCAGACGCCCTTCTTCACCACCCATAAATACTAAATCGTCATTTGTATTTCAACCGCTAGATGAGTACCCAACTTCCTCAGGTGCTCCATTTGATGATCCTGATGTATGGCGGCCACCTACTCGGGATACTTCAAGTAGACGGCCAGCAAGGGCTGGTCAAATGGGCATGAGGAAGTCGCCACAAGACGCGACTTGGGCTCGTGGTTCTACTAGAACAAATACAACTGGCCGTGGTGCAAAGACTGGTGCTTCAAGCAGGGTTAACTCAGGTGTCCGATCATCAACTACTGGAAAGAAAGGCACTGGTTCTGGGAAGTCTAGCAAGGCTGATTCCGCGGTAAGTTGTTGTCCACAAGATTCTTGGGCAATAATTTTGGTTAATTAGGACTTATTGCTAGTACCAAATAGGTGGGTGGAGTTTTATCTTCAATGTGGGAATTTTACTATCATACAATTGGCTTCTTTGAGTTCTTTTCCTCATAATGATGCTGGTGCCAAAATTTATCTCGTACATCTTACACATTGTGCAGTTCTTTACTCTGTAATTACTAGTaccaaaatttgaatatttcttTTCTGCATCTTATTTTCCTTCTATGAAAAGTAATTGAAACCCAAAATCTATGTTTATTTGGAAGTTTgattgaaactgaaattttgtcTAGGTTTAATAGATTCACATTCTGGAATGATTAAAACTAAAATGTGAAAACTGTTAGGGTTGTCCTTCAAGACCTCTGTATCAAGTTCTTGTGATcttgtgtgaaaaaaaaatgttgaaagttTGATTTGGTTTCTAAGGTAGAAACATGATGCTGGATCCAGTTATCCTAAAGTAGGGAAGGCCTTGACCACTTAGTTTTTACCTTCACTAACATGTAATTTGCCTTCTCAATCATTAAGTTGGTTTTACTGAAGTCCGACATAGGCCTTGACCACTTAGTTTTTTACTTTCACAAGCATGTAATTGCCTCATTGAGAGAATATGCTGTACTTTGGATTTTGTTGATTGCTAGGCAAGTAATGGTGTATGCAGGGTTGTTTTTTCACATGGCTTAATCTTCAAATATGATATCAAAAGGAAATAATGAATGGGAGGGATGAACTGATCTATCACATGTCTATATCAGACTTTTTTGTTACTTGAATTTGCCTAAACTTTCTGATTTTTGTCGTGAAATCTTTGGGAATTAAAAAATCCATTGGCTGTAGcaatttttagttattttcatCAAGTTTTACATGGTATTTCTGATTGGAAACACCTATAATGATTAGCTTCTTGTGTTTCCGGCCTCTGAAAAACATATTCCTTTTGCTTTTCCTAGTATGATGAGCTATATTAGATTGAGGTTGTATACctatcaaaaagagaaaaaagaaaaaggattgaGGTTGTCTATATTCTGCTAAATGTTTTGTATGTGGAATTATTAGAATAGTGATGCTGAAGATGGAAAGTCAAAGAAGGGACAATATGAGGGGCCTGATGCTGACTTGGCTGCAATGCTTGAAAGGGACGTATTGGAAACCAGTCCTGGAGTGAGATGGGATGATGTTGCAGGGCTGAGTGAAGCAAAAAGACTACTAGAAGAAGCTGTTGTGCTTCCTCTGTGGATGCCTGAATATTTCCAGGTACTCTTTGACTGGTTAAAGCTGATTTAGCATAAAAGTATAATGCACAAGGTTTGAGTACaattgaattatattatgttagtttttttttgaaggggggggggggtatatTATGTTAGTTAATTCATGGTATGAAGACATGATATCAGGTCATCTTTCAATTTCGTATTTGGTTGTGTTCAGATGCAGATTTCTTTTTGCTTTATGACTGGTTTAACATTTGCGATTTTCATGTCAAAATACAATGGATTATTTTGAATCCATTCAAATGAGCACAAAAGACATACCAATATACATAGCAGTTGTATTGGATGTGACCACCAAAACTTAATCCTCACATATTGATTGGGGTGTGAGGTTTTTACTGGTTCCTCTCCCATTTTCTGCATCTCCTTAGAGTTAAATGAATTTCTTTTGTGCAATGAGGTTGGTTTAAGCCTATTGCTTCTTTGCTTGTAGGGAATTAGGAGACCCTGGAAAGGTGTTCTCATGTTTGGTCCTCCTGGAACTGGGAAGACGTTGCTAGCTAAGGCAGTTGCTACTGAGTGTggtactacatttttcaatgtttCCTCAGCTACATTAGCTTCAAAATGGCGTGGGGAGAGTGAGCGCATGGTGCGGTGCTTGTTTGATCTTGCAAGAGCGTATGCGCCAAGTACTATTTTCATTGATGAGATTGATTCTCTCTGCAATTCCCGAGGGTAATTCTTTCACCACATTTGGTTTAGGTTTGAAAAGCCCATTCACGTTTTCTCAGATGCTTTTAGTTTAAGATCTAAACAAGTTTTGTtcccccccaccaaaaaaaaaaaaaaaaaaaatcacttatgTTTTATTCCATCATTTATTATGTTCTGCTCCTGTAGTTTTGtgcatttatgttttttgttcttgtgtCATATATACCCTTTTGTTTTCAACCCTATATgttgaatatataaaaatgcaTGTATGATGCTTTGAGCTAGTTCACTCTCTCTTCCCGCCTTCCCTCCTTCGTATGGCTTTATTTTCTGTGTACATGTTGAACCTCGAACCAGATTAATGAATATGTTCATTTTGAACTAAAATGTGAATTGATTGTGAGAATAATTTGTCAAATATGTTTTGTACCTATATTGAACCCAAGTTCACAATAACTTCTTTTCTTCAGGGCATCAGGGGAGCATGAATCATCCAGAAGGGTGAAGTCTGAACTTCTAGTTCAGGTAGATGGTGTAAATAATAGTTCCACAAGTGAAGATGGTACCCGTAAAATAGTGATGGTTTTGGCAGCTACTAACTTTCCATGGGACATAGATGAGGCTTTGAGGttgctcctctctctcttttttggtatttttatacGGGTTTTCTTTACCCTGAGTTGTCAGTTAtaataactatattttctaggtctaaaaatgccaaattttACTATTTGGATTTGTTGGCTTTCTTTTCCGCATTTAATTTGGTGGTAATCTAATGCAGGAGACGGCTGGAAAAGCGTATTTATATTCCTCTTCCAAGTTTTGAGAGTCGTAAGGAGCTTATCCGGATCAATTTGAAAACTGTAGAGGTAAATTAGTTGATACCAATATTTTCTGGCCATATTACAGGAGTGAGAGTCTATCACAATCTTGGATTTATCTTACTTTTTGTACCATCTTTTGAATTGGATTTGGTTAATTTCCGATATAAGGTTATTTTTCTCTCGGATCAATAACCTAAATGTAACTTAATTggcattatgcactttttactTTAATTTCCTGATTAGAAAATGAGcactaaagaagaaaaatcttTGGGCATGTGAAAGGTTTGATCATTTGTCTTGTTTCTATGGCTTAAACCTAAgtgatattttgatgaagatTAACTTTTAAGGAACAGGCCGCCTGGTCAATGATGCTAGCCAGATGGTTACATGAGTTTATTGACCCATTCATGGTTTTGTCTTTATTCACATGATTGCCGAATTCCTTACATTAGAATTAAATTCTTACAGAACTCACAtgttcttgtgtgtgtgtgtgtcttttttttaaaaattatttaaattatttttagtgCTACTGCTTTGAATGGAGTCCGAATCCATCTTTTGGGGATTACAAATGATTATATCTCAGCTTTCACCGCAGtacatataaacataaataattgGACGTTGGAAGAATGTTTCTACAACCCTCTATGTGGCCATTTAAATGAGCATCCACTTGTACTTTTAATCACATGACCTATTTAATTGTTATGTGAGTTATATAAATGATTTAATGAGTCATGATTAAAATACACATGCATGGTCTTATGAACTAATGCTAAATAATGGGTTGGAGAAACCCagtttaaaggaaaattttgtcctaaataattcacaaaacaaaaagaccTTATTAATATTCAGTACCTTGTTTTGATAAGAGTTTGCCAAATATGCGGGGGTTCATAGAAGCAACTCCAAGAAGGGGAGGAGGCTACTATTTGATCAGCCAGCCTAGCTCTATTAGTTGAAAGCTCTTTTGGTTCTTGTGCAAGAAAAAGTATCCTTGCGGACCTCTTGTAGCATTATCCGCTATTCCTGACAGCTCAAGTTTGTCTCCTTTGCCTGTGCCCTAATTCCTGCTCCTTTCTGCTTCTGATATTTCCTTGACGAAGTAGTGCTGTAATAGTTTCCAATAATATGCTTGCATTTAtcttaatattattttgaagCATCTATGTGTCCTTTCAATATGTTTTCTGATTGATCATATTTGCCATGTATCAGGTGGCCCCTGATGTAGATATTGATGATGTTGCTCGCCGAACGGAGGGGTACAGTGGAGATGATCTGACAAATGTTTGCCGGGATGCTTCCTTGAATGGCATGAGACGTAAAATAGCCGGAAAGACACGTGATGAGATTAAGAACATGCCCAAGGATGAGATTTCGAAGGATCCTATTGCCATGTGCGACTTCGAGGAAGCCATAAAGAAGGTCCAACGCAGTGTTTCGGCATCTGATAttgaaaagcatgagaagtgGTTTTCAGAGTTTGGATCAGCATAAAGATCATGCCATACTGAAGCTAATAGATTAGgtgttttttttcctaactAGTCGGTTTGCGTGGTCTGTGTCCTCTAATTGTTccttcatatttttcatttatttttcgtGCAGCCGATTAAATTCAAACCCCAggtgttggaacttggaagtgtAACCTATTGTTGTGCTATTTTGTATCTGTAATCACTCATGTAATGTAACTTGGTCATGATTGCACATCCCTTGTTGATCTAATTCACTTATATCTCTCTCAAATGTTATTCAATCAATCCCTTATTCCCTGAATCATGTAACCATCtaaagaatggaatgaaatatCTCTTCACGTTTAAGGCAATGGGGGTAGTCAGCAAGGCACATACGGGAAAAGAGGAAGGCAGTTTTGCGGATTAGGATTCTCCAGGTTTTTTTGAACGACTTTAATTGTGCAGCTTTTAAAATCTTAcctatatattttgaaacaaTTCATCTTGtctatttattttgaaataagtgaattgaatttggtttgttatcgatatttaaatatattttgactATTACATTGgagtaatgtttatttaaaatattgttgACTTTCATAAAAAATGGTATGATGTGATAAAATCTTACTGATAAAATCTCATAACTTATTTTGAAATAGTCACTTATTTTGAAATAGAAAGAGAAGATTTTacgaatttttaatttatattcttcACTAGAAAAATGCTAGGTTTATggtatttttacaatatttttgacaaattcgAGGTGGTAAGTTATtagtgattttaatttgaatttactattaaaattatttttttatctactaATAATATTCAATAACAACTTGCTATCTAATAaatgtttgtgaaaatattgtgaatgagTTATAGATTTTTAATCATTATCTTAAGGGTACTCGTTAGAAAGAGTTATAGATTATTAACTGCGGATTTGCCATAATCGCACAAAAAAATAGTTCCAAAGAGTCTTTTGAGTGGGTGGACATTCCAACACCTTCGGCTTTGACCCTGccgttttttttttgggttggaaaATACGGCGCCGTTGAAAATACGAAAGCCCGACAGGCATGTTTTAGAAAAAGCATATAGATTATTTATAGGGTCAGCAATTTGGTTGAACAATATTAAATTTAAGACGGCAAAAATATGCTTGAAACAACATTGACAATTTTTGGCATTTTACAACCAATTGACAATTGCAATGTGAATTAAATCGGCAATACTCAATTTAATCTCTGAGTCTTTTTCATTTCCCTCCATTGCTTCGATCGCCGCCCCAtctaaactaaaattaattttacttgCTGAATCTCTGACTACATTAATTACTCACAATAAAAAGCTAGAGtggtctttctcaaaaaaaaaaaaaaaagctagagtGGATATCTCCCATTCCCCCCATAAAGGTATACTTTTCTTCGTACCCCTGCCCATATACTGGTCCACGTGGCAATTCACTTACGcttttctcttaaaatattaCTAATATATACTACTCTGATTTAACGAATTCTTTGCTCAATTAATAAAAGGAAgcttcatcaaaaaaagaaaaaaaaaaaaagaaaaaaaaaggaaattgtttttatcTTAGCttgtttgatttgaattttttgctttgGTTGGTTGGGAAAAGTGAAGTGTTATGttcataataattttgaaaaacttttaacaacaaattctaagtgataAACTGTTATTGGTTATAAGCTAATATTCCATAACAATTtgtcaattaaaatttgttatgaaaatattccAGATATACATTTCATACTCAGAAAATAATAGCCAAAAATTCAGGTGGAAATGGTGGGatagataaaaacaaattaaaataaaaaggaaattttaataGGAAATTCAGttggaaattttaatttaaaaataaaataagaagggAAGCTGTACAGGCAGCTTCCGGGTGAGATTTTCATTACTgtttaaatttcatattaatgCTCTTTCAACTTGTATCTCCCAACCATGCAAGCCCTTGCCCCACACAGCCAATACTAAATCATGGAAAactttaattacaaaattttcact encodes:
- the LOC115991853 gene encoding katanin p60 ATPase-containing subunit A1; this encodes MGGASLGGLQEHLKLAREYALEGLYDTSIIFFDGAIAQINKHLNTLDDPLIRAKWMNVKKAISEETEVVKQLDVERKAFKDGPVSRRPSSPPINTKSSFVFQPLDEYPTSSGAPFDDPDVWRPPTRDTSSRRPARAGQMGMRKSPQDATWARGSTRTNTTGRGAKTGASSRVNSGVRSSTTGKKGTGSGKSSKADSANSDAEDGKSKKGQYEGPDADLAAMLERDVLETSPGVRWDDVAGLSEAKRLLEEAVVLPLWMPEYFQGIRRPWKGVLMFGPPGTGKTLLAKAVATECGTTFFNVSSATLASKWRGESERMVRCLFDLARAYAPSTIFIDEIDSLCNSRGASGEHESSRRVKSELLVQVDGVNNSSTSEDGTRKIVMVLAATNFPWDIDEALRRRLEKRIYIPLPSFESRKELIRINLKTVEVAPDVDIDDVARRTEGYSGDDLTNVCRDASLNGMRRKIAGKTRDEIKNMPKDEISKDPIAMCDFEEAIKKVQRSVSASDIEKHEKWFSEFGSA